In Bifidobacterium sp. ESL0745, one DNA window encodes the following:
- a CDS encoding DeoR/GlpR family DNA-binding transcription regulator, whose translation MISSQRQHLILSRLRTRGAVRITALSKELGVSAMTVRRDIADLADKGLLKRVHGGAVTTSTLLSEPLFSVKSQMDIGLKDSIAQEAVKYVSPGDVIAIGGGTTAYIFAQHLLESQRASNITILTNSIPVAELVQALESKDVEVIVTGGVITRSNSLVGPISDKVIESLRVNTVFLGTHSVSIPRGFLMPNSLEAATDMAMMDIADKTVILTDHTKWSCTSLSLFARFDQVDTLITDSGLDPTSAEQTRKLVNHLVLTKGPGQIED comes from the coding sequence ATGATTTCTTCACAGCGTCAGCATCTGATTTTGAGCCGGTTGCGTACCCGAGGCGCGGTGCGCATCACCGCGCTTTCCAAGGAGCTCGGCGTCTCTGCCATGACGGTGCGCCGCGATATCGCCGACCTCGCCGACAAAGGTCTGCTCAAGCGCGTCCACGGCGGCGCGGTGACGACGAGCACGCTTTTGAGCGAACCGTTGTTCTCCGTCAAATCGCAGATGGACATCGGGCTCAAGGATTCGATCGCCCAGGAAGCCGTCAAATACGTTTCACCCGGCGATGTCATCGCCATCGGCGGCGGCACCACGGCCTATATCTTCGCCCAGCATCTGCTGGAAAGCCAGCGCGCGAGCAATATCACCATCCTCACCAACTCGATTCCCGTGGCCGAACTGGTACAGGCCCTCGAATCGAAGGACGTCGAGGTCATCGTCACCGGCGGCGTGATCACCCGTTCGAACTCGCTGGTCGGCCCGATTTCCGACAAGGTCATCGAATCCCTGCGTGTCAACACCGTGTTTCTCGGCACCCATTCGGTCTCCATACCGCGCGGCTTCCTCATGCCCAACTCGCTTGAGGCCGCCACGGACATGGCGATGATGGACATCGCCGACAAGACGGTGATCCTCACGGACCACACCAAGTGGAGCTGCACCTCGCTTTCGCTTTTTGCACGATTCGACCAGGTCGACACCCTCATCACCGACAGCGGGCTC